The Gemmatimonadaceae bacterium DNA window CCGATCCTCGAGAAAGTTGCACAGCTCGGCAAGCCGTTGCTCATCATCGCTGAAGACATCGAAGGCGAGGCACTGGCGACGCTGGTTGTCAACAAGCTGCGTGGCACCCTCCGCGTCTGCGCGGTGAAGGCGCCTGGTTTCGGCGATCGCCGCAAGGCGATGCTGGCCGACGTCGCGATTCTGACGAACGGTCAGGTCATCTCCGAAGAAGTCGGCTTCAAGCTCGAAAACGCAGTTGTCACCGACCTCGGCCGCGCGAAGCGGATCGTCGTCGACAAGGACAACACGACGCTCATCGATGGTGGAGGCGACGACGACAAGATCCAGGGGCGCATCAAGGAGATCAAGGCAGCGATCGACAAGACGACGTCCGACTACGACAAGGAGAAGCTGCAGGAGCGTCTGGCGAAGATTGCCGGCGGTGTTGCGGTGATCAATGTCGGTGCGGCAACCGAGAGCGAGATGAAGGAGAAGAAGGCTCGCGTCGAGGATGCTTTGCATGCGACGCGTGCTGCTGTCGAAGAGGGCATCGTCGCTGGCGGCGGAGTAGCATTCATCCGCGCACAGAAGACGCTCGACAAGCTCAAGCTCGAGGATTCTGACGAGCACATCGGCGTCGGCATCATTCGCCGCGCGATCGAGGAGCCGATTCGGATGATCGTTCAGAACGCCGGCGGAGAAGGTTCCATCGTCGTCGAGAAGGTTCGCAATTCCGAGGACAACAACTACGGTTACAATGCGCTCACCGACGAGTACGAGAATCTCGTCGAGGCGGGTGTGATCGATCCGACGAAGGTGACGCGGACTGCATTGCAGAACGCGGCGTCGATCGCCGGGCTTCTCCTCACGACCGAAGCATTGATCGTCGAGAAGAAGGAGCCGCAGAGTGGTGCGGCGGCGGGCGGACCGCCGGGCGGCATGGGCGGGATGTACTAGGGTTCAGCTTCCGAACGAACAAACGGGGCCGCGAGAGCGGTTCCGTTTGTGTTTGAAGACTCACCCCCGGAGCTCAGGATGCGTTCGACGCGCTTTCTCTTTACTTCTGGCTCGGTAAACTGGTTCCACGCGGGCCTCCTCGTGCTGTTCATCGCGGGCTCCGTGATGGTTGCCCCACATCTACCCGAGCGTATTCCGATCCATTATGGATTCGACGGCCGGGTCGATGCGACCACCCCTTCGTCGGGCGGTGCGTGGTACCTTCTGCCCGGGATTGCAGTCGCAATGGCGCTTTTCTTGAGGGGCCTTGCCGCGGTCGCTGCAGAGGCCGACACGTGGAAACTGACCGATGAAGAGCTCAGGCAATTTCGAACCCTTCCCGACGCCGAGCAGGCGGAACTTGTCGAGAGCGTGCGTTGCAATCTCGCGCAGATTTCCATCGCCATCTCAGTAGTCTTCGTTGCTATACAGACTGGCAACTATATGGTGGCGACAACCGGTGAAAGCTCGTTGCCGGTGGCGGTCTGGGGGGTGATGATCACCGCTATCGCAAGCGTGTTTTTTCTTGCGTTCAGCCACGACCGCGAACTCAAAAGGCGGATACATTCTTCGCCGGCGGCCAACCTCTGAAAGCAGCCTTTTTCAATAAGCGCAGGCCTGCCGCGGATTCGCCGATCCGGTTCTGCGTCCCTCACGCGGCAGGGAGTACCTTGACATCGTAGAGCCGAAAGCTCCTGTCGGCGGTCAAAATCGGCAGTTGCTCGAGCTGCGCCTGCGCCACCAATAGTCGATCGAATGGGTCGCGGTGGTGCTGCGGAAGGGTGGCAACGTGGAGTGCGTGGCGGTGGTGCACGGGGAGGGGGGAGATGCCGGTCGATTCCATCAACCGCGGGATGTAGATTCCGGGCGCCTCGGGGAGCTGAAGCTTGCCGAGGCCGTGCTTGATTGCGATCTCCCATGCGCTCGCGGCGGATAGAACCAGTTCCGTGCCGGCCGAGGCGACGAGCGTCCGGCTCTTTCTGGACAGCCGTTCAGGGGACGCCAGCATCCACAGCCAGACCTGCGTGTCGAGCAGAACCCTCACGTTTCGAAGGAGGCCAGACTGTCTTCCGGTAACTCGGCGTCGAAGTCAGGAGCGATGACGATGAGTCCTTTCTCAGTGCCGAGCACCCGATTTCGGGACGGCAGAACGATCGGCACGAGACGGGCGACCGGTACCCCCGCTTTCGCGATGATGATCTCCTCGCCGCCGGAGGCGCGCTCGAGAAGCCTGGACAGGTGGGTTTTCGCCTCGTGGACGTTATACGTGGAGGACATTGTGGTCTTCATGCAGTTTTAAATAGGACTAAACTAATGGACTAAGTCAAGTTTTGCCCACGAGACCTCGGTCCTGCACTTGAAGCAGATTCTGATGCGCGGCAACCGTGAGAGAGGCCTCCGGCTCGGAGATCGCGCATGCCTTGCGCGTCGAGGGTTGTCAGGTAAATCAGCACGCCTCGTTTGAGTGGAAAAAAAACTCCACCGCCACAAGACGATGGAGTGCAGAAGATCAGTCGGGGCGACTGAATTTGAACCAGCGACCGCCTGCTCCCGAAGCAGGGTAATACACTAACCATTTACGACATTCTGCCGGACTTTAGAGGGAAATCGGGCGTCGGCGCCGCAGTTTCCAGACATACATGCCGCACTTTGCCGGAAGAAACACACCCCCAAACACACCCCGGCGTAATTCAGCTGGTAGAATTCAGCTTCCAAGCTTGTCGTGGCCTGAGGAGGTCCTTGCAGCCTGAGGGCGTGCGCGCGAAGGGCAATCAGAAGTGGCACCGCCCGGGGCTGAATGCAGTGCAAAGCTACAAAAATGATTCTTTCAGAAGATGGGCCCCGGCTGAAGCGGCGGCAGTCAGAAACGGCCGATCAGGCGCACGCCAAGCGTCCGCGGTGGCCGCAGGGCGGCAACCGTGAACGTGCTGAACGGAACAACAAACGTATTCGACATCACCGTCCGGTCGGTCAGATTCTGCGCGAATATGCCGACGGAACGTCGCTTGTCGGCCGTCGTCAGGCTCAGTGACGCATCCGCGGTCCAATAACCCGGCTGCTGCTGTTCCTTCAGGAAGTCGAGCCCGGTCAACGTTTCAGACTGATGGCGTGCGCGCGTTTCAATGATGAGGCTTGCACTCTTCAGCGGAACCACCTGTGCCACTCCAAACGCTTCGCTACGCCGCCTCTGGACAGCCGTCGATCCTGCCGATTCCCTCCGCGATGATCGTGCGCGGCGCCGCAGGATTCCGTGCGACACGCTGGTATCGCGCGGACGAGATCATCGACGGGGCCAGCGGCCTGGTCTCGTTCCACGATGCGCGCGGCTACGCCATGGATCCGGTGTACGTCGCGGGACTGTTCGCCGATCTCACGGGCGGTGCCGGTGGCCTGCCGGGGCTGATCCAGAGCGGTGTGTCCGCAGCGCCCGGTGGCGCCGGCGGCATCGGCGCGATCGCGGCGCTCGGCACCGCCGAGGTGCGATTGCACCTGATGGACCCGCATGGAAATCCGCCGAACGGCGCGTCG harbors:
- a CDS encoding type II toxin-antitoxin system Phd/YefM family antitoxin, translating into MKTTMSSTYNVHEAKTHLSRLLERASGGEEIIIAKAGVPVARLVPIVLPSRNRVLGTEKGLIVIAPDFDAELPEDSLASFET
- a CDS encoding DUF1648 domain-containing protein; this translates as MRSTRFLFTSGSVNWFHAGLLVLFIAGSVMVAPHLPERIPIHYGFDGRVDATTPSSGGAWYLLPGIAVAMALFLRGLAAVAAEADTWKLTDEELRQFRTLPDAEQAELVESVRCNLAQISIAISVVFVAIQTGNYMVATTGESSLPVAVWGVMITAIASVFFLAFSHDRELKRRIHSSPAANL
- the groL gene encoding chaperonin GroEL (60 kDa chaperone family; promotes refolding of misfolded polypeptides especially under stressful conditions; forms two stacked rings of heptamers to form a barrel-shaped 14mer; ends can be capped by GroES; misfolded proteins enter the barrel where they are refolded when GroES binds), yielding MAAKELHFNTDARAALKRGVDQLAEAVKVTLGPKGRNVVIDKKFGAPTVTKDGVTVAKEIELSDPLENMGAQMVKEVATKTSDLAGDGTTTATVLAQAIFREGLKNVTAGVNPMALKRGIDKAVAAVVEELKNMSVPTQGKKEIAQVGSISANNDKEIGDLIAEAMEKVGKDGVITVEEAKGLETTLETVEGMQFDRGYLSPYFVSDPEKMEAVLEDAMILIHDKKISSMKDLLPILEKVAQLGKPLLIIAEDIEGEALATLVVNKLRGTLRVCAVKAPGFGDRRKAMLADVAILTNGQVISEEVGFKLENAVVTDLGRAKRIVVDKDNTTLIDGGGDDDKIQGRIKEIKAAIDKTTSDYDKEKLQERLAKIAGGVAVINVGAATESEMKEKKARVEDALHATRAAVEEGIVAGGGVAFIRAQKTLDKLKLEDSDEHIGVGIIRRAIEEPIRMIVQNAGGEGSIVVEKVRNSEDNNYGYNALTDEYENLVEAGVIDPTKVTRTALQNAASIAGLLLTTEALIVEKKEPQSGAAAGGPPGGMGGMY
- a CDS encoding type II toxin-antitoxin system VapC family toxin codes for the protein MRVLLDTQVWLWMLASPERLSRKSRTLVASAGTELVLSAASAWEIAIKHGLGKLQLPEAPGIYIPRLMESTGISPLPVHHRHALHVATLPQHHRDPFDRLLVAQAQLEQLPILTADRSFRLYDVKVLPAA